Genomic segment of Veillonella parvula DSM 2008:
TCCAGAGGTGGTTAAGTCGGGTACATCTGGAAATGCACCGATTGATTTACTCGGTTCTAAGGCTATACCACTCATAAACTATTCATCCTCTTTAGGTTTGCACTCACGGCGCATCATGGAGTACGGTTCAAGTGGTGTATCCATATAGATACGTACTTTCATTTGTGCGTGAGGTGCTACATCGATAGGATTGCCATCTTCATCTGTCATTTTTTCGATAACAGTTTCAACAAGTTCCCCTTTCGGTTGGCAGAATTCTACCTTATCGCCCACCTTGAAGTTATTACGTTGTTCAAGATCAACGTATTTTTCTTCTTCGTTGTAGCCCATAACTAAACCGATGAAGTCATGACTCTGAGTATTCGTAGATTTACCATAGTTTTGAGCCGTTTCATCAGGACGACCTTCTGCAAAACCATCTGTATAAGGACGATGGGAAATCTTCTCTAATTCTGCAATCCATTCTGGACGAACATACCAATCTTTACCTTCTTTAAGGTATGTATCAATCGCTGTACGATATACTTTTGCCACTGTGGCACAATAGTGAACTGATTTCATACGCCCTTCGATTTTAAGGCTATCAATACCAGCTTCATAAAGATCTGGAATACGGTGAATCAAGCACAAGTCTTTAGAGTTAAAGATATATGTGCCATGTTCATCTTCTTCGATTGGGTAATATTCACCAGGTCGATTTGATTCTACAAGAGAATATTTCCACCGGCAAGATTGAGAACATTGACCACGGTTAGCATCGCGATTACCTGTCATATAGTTAGACAATAAGCAGCGACCAGAGTAAGAAATACACATAGAACCATGTACGAAGGACTCAATTTCAATATCTACATGATCCTTCATTTCTTTAAGGTCTGCTAAGGATACTTCGCGAGCCGCTACAACACGTGTGGCACCAAGTTCTTTCCACATTTGAACTGTATGCCAGTTTGTAGTAGAAGCTTGTGTACTTACGTGAAGCTCTAAACCTGGAGCCACGCGCTTAGCAAGGCTAAAAATCCCCATGTCTGCAACGATGATAGCATCAATACCGATGCTTTCAAGGAATTTCAAATAGTCCTCTAAACCTTCAAAGTCCTCGTTGTGAGGAATGATATTACATGTAACATGAATCTTTTTGCCATGCGCATGTACAAATTCTACAGCTTCCTTTAATTCCTCATCGGAGAAATTAGAGTTACCTGCGCGCAAGCCAAAACGTTTACCTGCGCAATATACGGCATCCGCACCATAGCGAATAGCCATTTTAAGCTTGTCCATATTACCTGCAGGACAAAGCAATTCCATAAAATGTTCTGCCATTATTTGTTGTGCCCTTTCCACACACTCACACTCATACCATCACCCATGGGATAAATGGTGGTGTTAAACAATTCTTTATTTTCAACATATGTTAAGTATTCTTGTAACCGTTTTACGATAGTTTTGAACCGTTTTGGCGGTTCCTTATCGCCCCTTACATAGCCTCTAAAGAGTACATTATCTGCAAGAATGACGCCCCCTTCTTTCACATGTGGCAGAATAAGTTCAAGTTGTTTTAAATATTGCCCCTTTGGTCCATCTAAAAACACTAGATCGTATTCGCCTGTGAGTTCCGTTAAGACTTGAGACGCATCACCTTTCAGCAATGTAATTTTATCGGTATAATCGGATTGGTTAATATAGTATTTCGCCATTTCATAGCGCACATCATCCAATTCAATGGAGGTGATATGCCCTTCCTCTTCGTCGAGTAATGGTGCCATCAATAAAGCGGAGTAACCAATGGCTGTGCCCACCTCTAACACAGAGGTGGGCCGGTATAAACCTATTAATTCTTCAAATAGATGAACCTCAGATTCTCGTAAAATCGGCACATCATTAATCATCGCATAAATACGCTGTTCATTTAAAATATCATTTAATATCATGAAAGTAGATTAAATCTCCTACATTATCTATTGTTAGTACCACTAGGAACTACCAACGTAGAGCGTTCAGCTGGATTTGCAGATTCTACCTGAATTTGTGGTACTTGTTGTGCATTAGGAATAACGTTCTGCATCGATTCAGGTACAGGTGTCGTCGTGGGTACATACGTATTGGTATTTGTATTATTTCCATAGGATGGAGCAGTTGGCGTAACTTGCGTCGATGATTGATTTTGTGTTGAACCTGGTACAGGATCTGGGACCTCAGCCGCAGGAACTGTAGTTGGTGTGTATTTATAACTAGGTTCTACATCAACATATTGAGAATCTGCTTCCACTGCTTCTGCAGAACTATAATTATAATTAGGCTCTGTAGTCGCTACTGCTACGTCATAGTTAGGACCAGCTTGTGCAGCTACTTCAGTATTAGCAGAAGAATTTTTTACTGTGTCAGCGCCATAAATTTTATTAACCGTTGCTAAATGTTCTTCGTATGATTTAGAAAAGTGATTATGCCCCTCTTTATCTGCTACGAAGTATAAATAATCTGTATTTTCAGAGTGTAATACTGCATCTAAAGCTTTTTTACCAGGATTTGCAATTGGTCCTGGTGGTAAACCTTTAGATACATAAGTATTATATGGGCTTTGCAATTGTGTATCACCAATCGTTACATTTTCCTTTGCATAACCAAGTACATAGGAAATAGTCGCATCAGATTGCAATGGAATACCATGAGCTAGACGCTTTTTAAACACCCCTGCAATGGTTGGACGGTCTGCATCAAATAACGACTCTCGTTCAACGATAGACGCCAAGGTTACAAAGTCATGAATACTCATATGTTGAGCTTGAATTTGTTTCTTCACAGCTGGTGTGAGATAACGATTCATTTCATCAGCCATCATTTGAATAACATCACGAGGTGTAGCCCCTACGGGGATTTCATACGTACTTGGGAACAAGAAGCCTTCTACAGGATATGTAGCAGGTTTTGTACCTTTCATGTATGGGTATGGTACATAAGTTTTAGCTTCAGCCAAGAAGTCCTTCGCCTTCATGATTTGATTCTTTTCAAGAACGATAGCGATATCCCCAACTGTATAGCCTTCAGGAATTGTAACACGAATAGATTCTACATGACCTTCTTGTAACAAAGAAATGAGTTCGTGCACAGTTACCTTATTAGGTATTTGATAATGGCCAGTTTGAAGCTTATCATTGGTACCACTCAAGTATAACCAAAGCTTAAAGCCTTGAGTTGAGCGAATAAGCCCCCTTTCAAAAAGCATATCTGCAATTTCAGTACCCGTTTGACCTTTTTCTATAACGACTACTTGTGTTCCATCATCTTGAGCAAAGGTATTCGGTACAAAGTACAATGCACCAAGGCCTCCACCAATAATTAATATACCTACAATAACTAGGATCAAAATATATCTTAAGGCTTTTCTCACGTTGTTGAGTTCCTTTCTGTAACATAACAGTATATCAATTCATTATACCATAAACTCTATATTTCCCCTATATAAAAGGGCAATGATTACGCTTATTACATTTTATATAATATATTAATTTTGTGGATTTGTTATGCCTTTAGCATAAATGAAGTCTCGTCTTTGTAAAACAATGATAATGTATAACAAAATAAAAATAGCGCATTGTCCACTGACAATGCGCTAAATTTATGCTAAAAACGATTATTCGTCTTCATCCATGTCTTCATACAAATTTACTAGAGTTTCAAAGTTTTCATCTTCTTCATCCAAAGGTACGTATTCTTCTACGCCTTCTTCGTTTGTTTCGATGCGAGCCAAGATCATGTATGTGTCATCTTGACCTTCATGATCAGCATCTTCATCTTGTACATGCACAAGAACGGCATACTCTTGACCTTCATGACTCAAGATAACATCTTCTGTGAAGTATTGTTTATTACCATGTTCGTCTTCGAATTCCAAATAATACACTTCACCCTCAAAATTTTGGTCAACCATTGGAAACCCTCCTTAAAGAAAATACTTATTTATTAAACTGCAAGCGATCTAAATATCCTTGCAAAATTACAACCGCTGCCATTTTATCGATAACGGATTTACGCTTTTTACGGCTCACGTCAGCCGCAATGAGTTGACGTTCAGCCATAACAGTAGATAACCGCTCATCCCAATATGTAACAGGTAAATCGATGACTTCCTTCATCTTTGCAACGAATTCTTCAGTCTTTTCAGCCCGTTCACCTTTTGTACCATTCATATTTTTCGGCATACCTACCACAAGTTCATGTACTTCATATTCAGAAATGAGTTCTTGTAAGCGATTAAAGTCTTTTTCTAGAGATGTTCTACGAATGGTTTCAATACCTTGTGCTGTCATGAGCAGTGCATCGCTACAGGCAATACCAATAGTACGGCTGCCTACATCTAATGACATAATTCTCATTATAGTTGTTTAGCCTTTGCGTATTCTTTCAACAATTCTTCAATCAAGTCATCACGCTCTAAACGACGGATATCGGAACGCGCATTATTATAACTTGTTATGTACGCAGGGTCTCCAGAGATTAGATACCCTAAGATTTGATTAATTGGATTGTAACCTTTTTCTTGAATAGATTGATAAACACGCGTAAGTACCTCTTCAGCGGTCATCGGTTCATCGTCTACTTTACGGAATAACATGGTTTCATCTGAAACGTTCATCGTATCCCTCCTTTTTATTACATCGGCAGATTTCACCATAAAAGTGGAATCTCACCTACTATTATACTTGAATTAAAGCTACAAAGTCAGTAACTTTTTATGCATTATGAAAAATTTCTATAACAGATACAAGTATAATTATAAAATTATATGCCTATTGTAACATAGATTTTAAGGCTTCACCACCAGCTTTTAATGCTTCCATTAATTTAGCTGGCTCTTTACCACCTGCTTGTGCCATATCTGGACGGCCACCGCCATTACCTCCAGCTACTTGAGCTGCCGCTTTAACAATATTACCTGCTTTTGCACCTTTAGCAACGACATCTTTAGATACTTTACATACAAAGTTTACCTTATCATCGCCCATAACAGCGCCTACAAGAACCACACCAGAGCCATTCATTTTATCAAGGCCCATATCAGCTAAATCACGCAATTCATCAATGGAGGACGCTTTTACAGCGGCAGCAACAAATTCAACATCACCTACTACAACTTTACCCGCAATGATATCAGCTGCACCAGCAGCAGAAACTTCTTTACGAATTTGTTCTAATTCTTTAGCAGTTTCTTTAGCTTCTGCTAATACTTGGTGTAAGCGTTCTTCTATTTGAGGAGCTTTAGTTTTAAGCTCGCTTGCCATGCGTTCAATAGTCAAACGATCTTGTTTTGCTGCATCGAGAGCTGCACGACCTGTAATCGCTTCAATACGACGTACACCAGAACCGATACCAGCTTCAGATGTTAAACGGAAAGAACTAATGAAAGCTGTGTTGCCTACATGAGAACCACCACATAATTCAACGGAGAAGCCAGGAACCTCTACAACGCGAACTACATCGCCATATTTATCACCAAAGAGTGCCATCGCACCTTTCGCTTTTGCTTCGTCCATGGACATTTCAGCAATAGCTAGGTCCGTAGCTTTTAAAATTTCTTCGTTTACAAGTACTTCGATTTGATCAAGTTCCTCTTGTGTTACAGGAGAGAAATGAGTGAAGTCAAAACGCAAGTAATCAGGAGTTACTAGAGAACCAGCTTGGTTAACATGCTCGCCAAGAACCTTTTTCAATGCTGCATGTAATAAATGTGTTGCTGTATGGTTGCGGGCCATTGCTGCGCGACGATTTGTATCCACTTCAAGCGTTACATCGTCACCTTCAGAAATAGAACCTTCTATAACAGTACCGATATGATATACAGTGCCTTCAGGTAAACGTTTTGTATTATGAACCTCTACCTTACCCATTGGGCCCACGATAAAACCTGTATCACCTAATTGACCGCCCCCTTC
This window contains:
- a CDS encoding peptidase U32 family protein — encoded protein: MAEHFMELLCPAGNMDKLKMAIRYGADAVYCAGKRFGLRAGNSNFSDEELKEAVEFVHAHGKKIHVTCNIIPHNEDFEGLEDYLKFLESIGIDAIIVADMGIFSLAKRVAPGLELHVSTQASTTNWHTVQMWKELGATRVVAAREVSLADLKEMKDHVDIEIESFVHGSMCISYSGRCLLSNYMTGNRDANRGQCSQSCRWKYSLVESNRPGEYYPIEEDEHGTYIFNSKDLCLIHRIPDLYEAGIDSLKIEGRMKSVHYCATVAKVYRTAIDTYLKEGKDWYVRPEWIAELEKISHRPYTDGFAEGRPDETAQNYGKSTNTQSHDFIGLVMGYNEEEKYVDLEQRNNFKVGDKVEFCQPKGELVETVIEKMTDEDGNPIDVAPHAQMKVRIYMDTPLEPYSMMRRECKPKEDE
- a CDS encoding O-methyltransferase, with the translated sequence MILNDILNEQRIYAMINDVPILRESEVHLFEELIGLYRPTSVLEVGTAIGYSALLMAPLLDEEEGHITSIELDDVRYEMAKYYINQSDYTDKITLLKGDASQVLTELTGEYDLVFLDGPKGQYLKQLELILPHVKEGGVILADNVLFRGYVRGDKEPPKRFKTIVKRLQEYLTYVENKELFNTTIYPMGDGMSVSVWKGHNK
- the mltG gene encoding endolytic transglycosylase MltG, with amino-acid sequence MRKALRYILILVIVGILIIGGGLGALYFVPNTFAQDDGTQVVVIEKGQTGTEIADMLFERGLIRSTQGFKLWLYLSGTNDKLQTGHYQIPNKVTVHELISLLQEGHVESIRVTIPEGYTVGDIAIVLEKNQIMKAKDFLAEAKTYVPYPYMKGTKPATYPVEGFLFPSTYEIPVGATPRDVIQMMADEMNRYLTPAVKKQIQAQHMSIHDFVTLASIVERESLFDADRPTIAGVFKKRLAHGIPLQSDATISYVLGYAKENVTIGDTQLQSPYNTYVSKGLPPGPIANPGKKALDAVLHSENTDYLYFVADKEGHNHFSKSYEEHLATVNKIYGADTVKNSSANTEVAAQAGPNYDVAVATTEPNYNYSSAEAVEADSQYVDVEPSYKYTPTTVPAAEVPDPVPGSTQNQSSTQVTPTAPSYGNNTNTNTYVPTTTPVPESMQNVIPNAQQVPQIQVESANPAERSTLVVPSGTNNR
- a CDS encoding DUF1292 domain-containing protein, whose translation is MVDQNFEGEVYYLEFEDEHGNKQYFTEDVILSHEGQEYAVLVHVQDEDADHEGQDDTYMILARIETNEEGVEEYVPLDEEDENFETLVNLYEDMDEDE
- the ruvX gene encoding Holliday junction resolvase RuvX; translation: MRIMSLDVGSRTIGIACSDALLMTAQGIETIRRTSLEKDFNRLQELISEYEVHELVVGMPKNMNGTKGERAEKTEEFVAKMKEVIDLPVTYWDERLSTVMAERQLIAADVSRKKRKSVIDKMAAVVILQGYLDRLQFNK
- a CDS encoding IreB family regulatory phosphoprotein, giving the protein MNVSDETMLFRKVDDEPMTAEEVLTRVYQSIQEKGYNPINQILGYLISGDPAYITSYNNARSDIRRLERDDLIEELLKEYAKAKQL